A portion of the Streptomyces coeruleoprunus genome contains these proteins:
- a CDS encoding sensor histidine kinase: protein MDPRSLTPALRVLRLCLHLLMAGLLALAAVRAVAGDAPNAAAVVVAAAVTGAVYAAGSALRTVRASQTGAAVWLGALCAAWLVLLVVTPDGLWVAFPLYFLQLHLLPARRALPAVAVTAGAAIAAYVGHGAPLNPGVFVGPLLGAAVAVATVLGYQALYRESERRRRLIEELISTRAELAAAERHAGTLAERERLAREIHDTLAQGLSSIQLLLRAAERALPAHSPAAGHIERARRAAQDNLAEARRFVRALTPPDLEHGSLAGALERLCEPGSADGPRVRFSLSGTPVALPTPYEVALLRIAQSALANTVRHAGAGRAEITLTFMDSSVTLDVVDDGRGFDPAACVPSSSDGGFGLPAMRARAESLGGTFAVESAPGQGTAVAVTLPLPSGD, encoded by the coding sequence ATGGATCCACGCTCGCTCACCCCCGCCCTGCGCGTGCTGCGCCTCTGTCTGCATCTGCTGATGGCGGGGCTGCTGGCACTCGCCGCGGTGCGGGCGGTCGCCGGTGACGCGCCGAACGCCGCGGCGGTCGTCGTGGCCGCCGCCGTGACGGGCGCGGTGTACGCGGCGGGGTCGGCGCTGCGTACCGTACGCGCCTCGCAGACCGGGGCCGCCGTCTGGCTGGGCGCGCTGTGCGCGGCGTGGCTGGTGCTGCTGGTGGTGACGCCGGACGGGCTGTGGGTGGCGTTCCCGCTGTACTTCCTGCAGCTGCACCTCCTGCCGGCGCGCCGGGCGCTGCCGGCGGTGGCGGTGACGGCGGGCGCCGCGATCGCCGCGTACGTGGGTCATGGGGCGCCGCTCAATCCGGGCGTGTTCGTCGGGCCGCTGCTGGGCGCGGCGGTGGCCGTCGCGACCGTGCTGGGCTACCAGGCGCTGTACCGGGAGAGCGAGCGGCGGCGCCGGCTGATCGAGGAGCTGATCTCGACGCGGGCGGAGCTGGCGGCGGCCGAGCGGCACGCGGGCACGCTGGCGGAGCGGGAGCGGCTGGCGCGGGAGATCCACGACACGCTCGCGCAGGGCCTGTCGTCGATCCAGCTGCTGCTGCGGGCCGCCGAGCGGGCGCTGCCGGCCCACTCGCCGGCCGCCGGGCACATCGAACGGGCGCGCCGGGCCGCGCAGGACAACCTGGCGGAGGCGCGCCGTTTCGTACGGGCCCTGACGCCGCCCGACCTGGAGCACGGGTCGCTGGCGGGGGCGCTGGAGCGGCTGTGCGAGCCGGGTTCGGCGGACGGGCCGCGGGTGCGGTTCTCGCTGTCGGGCACGCCGGTCGCGCTGCCCACGCCGTACGAGGTGGCGCTGCTGCGGATCGCCCAGTCCGCGCTGGCCAACACGGTGCGGCACGCGGGCGCGGGGCGCGCGGAGATCACGCTGACGTTCATGGACTCCTCCGTCACGCTGGACGTGGTGGACGACGGCCGGGGCTTCGACCCGGCGGCGTGCGTCCCGTCCTCCTCGGACGGGGGGTTCGGGCTGCCCGCGATGCGGGCGCGCGCCGAGTCGCTGGGCGGGACGTTCGCCGTCGAGTCGGCGCCGGGCCAGGGCACCGCCGTGGCCGTCACCCTGCCGCTGCCCTCGGGGGACTGA
- a CDS encoding ABC transporter ATP-binding protein: MTLLLDDVTLTYPDGDGRLTALDSVSLEVSGGTAVAVVGPSGSGKSSLLAVAATLVTPDRGRVVVDGVETRALDRAAKAALRRQRVGIVFQQPNLLPSLTALEQLQVMAHLSGRRPGAVRRRALDLLDAVGLAELARRRPHQLSGGQRQRVNIARALMNEPAVLLVDEPTSALDHERGAAVLDLLVTLTRERGTATVLVTHDRAHLGRMDRTITVMDGRVTP, translated from the coding sequence ATGACCCTGCTGCTGGACGATGTGACGCTCACCTACCCCGACGGCGACGGCCGGCTGACCGCGCTGGACTCGGTGTCCCTTGAGGTCTCCGGGGGGACCGCCGTCGCGGTCGTCGGCCCCTCGGGATCCGGCAAGTCCAGCCTCCTCGCGGTCGCGGCGACGCTGGTCACCCCCGACCGGGGGCGGGTCGTCGTGGACGGCGTGGAGACCCGGGCGCTCGACCGGGCGGCGAAGGCGGCGCTGCGGCGCCAACGGGTCGGGATCGTCTTCCAGCAGCCGAACCTGCTGCCGTCCCTGACGGCGCTGGAGCAGCTCCAGGTCATGGCCCACCTGTCGGGCCGGCGGCCCGGGGCCGTACGGCGGCGGGCGCTGGACCTGCTCGACGCGGTCGGCCTCGCGGAGCTGGCCCGGCGGCGGCCGCACCAGTTGTCGGGCGGGCAGCGGCAGCGCGTCAACATCGCGCGGGCGCTGATGAACGAGCCGGCGGTGCTGCTGGTCGACGAGCCGACCAGCGCGCTGGACCACGAGCGGGGCGCTGCCGTGCTCGACCTGCTGGTGACGCTGACGCGCGAGCGGGGGACGGCGACGGTGCTGGTCACGCACGACCGCGCGCACCTGGGCCGCATGGACCGGACGATCACGGTCATGGATGGCCGGGTCACGCCGTAG
- a CDS encoding nucleotidyltransferase family protein: MERTSPMEKNGGAERGRPLVAGLLLAAGGGRRLGGRPKALLEHRGRPLVEHGVAVLRAGGCRVVHVVLGAAADAVRERADLAGCVLVDNPDWEEGMGSSLRVGLASLAGAAGAPAEADMTARADVDAVVVALVDQPGIGAEAVARVAAAYRGRDALAAASYDGKRGHPVLLGADRWAAVAASAEGDRGARAYLAAHEAEIVLVPCSDVAAPYDIDTEADLAHLE; the protein is encoded by the coding sequence ATGGAGCGAACCTCACCGATGGAGAAGAACGGCGGCGCGGAGCGCGGAAGGCCCCTGGTCGCGGGCCTGCTGCTGGCGGCGGGCGGCGGGCGCAGGCTCGGCGGGCGCCCCAAGGCCCTGCTGGAGCACCGGGGCCGGCCGCTGGTGGAGCACGGCGTGGCCGTGCTGCGGGCGGGCGGCTGCCGGGTCGTCCACGTGGTGCTGGGCGCCGCCGCCGATGCCGTACGGGAGCGGGCGGACCTGGCGGGCTGCGTGCTGGTCGACAACCCGGACTGGGAGGAGGGCATGGGCTCCTCGCTACGGGTGGGCCTGGCGTCGCTGGCCGGGGCAGCGGGCGCGCCCGCTGAGGCGGACATGACCGCGCGCGCGGACGTGGACGCCGTGGTCGTGGCGCTCGTCGACCAGCCCGGCATCGGCGCGGAGGCGGTGGCGCGGGTGGCCGCGGCGTACCGGGGCCGGGACGCGCTGGCAGCGGCCTCGTACGACGGGAAGCGCGGCCATCCGGTGCTGCTGGGGGCGGACCGGTGGGCCGCGGTGGCGGCGAGCGCGGAGGGCGACCGGGGGGCGCGGGCCTATCTGGCGGCGCACGAGGCGGAGATCGTCCTGGTCCCCTGTTCGGACGTGGCGGCGCCGTACGACATCGACACGGAGGCGGATCTCGCGCACCTTGAGTGA
- a CDS encoding helix-turn-helix domain-containing protein has translation MPGGRLTQQERQQIALGLADGLAYAEIARRLDRPTSTITREVMRNGGPTTYRADLAHRATELRAHRRRPAAPRGPEAAPQAHGRDPEAVREYEETFTTILMQSGTPKMMARVLTCLCISDAGSLTASELVRRLQVSPASVSKAIAYLEGQGLVRRERDERRRERYVCDDDVWYQSMMASARGTAQLAETARQGVGVLGPGTPAATRLENIARFVAVVSESIVRAAEEARDILSTKPEPASGRTAEPGSDG, from the coding sequence ATGCCGGGAGGCAGACTCACCCAGCAGGAGCGCCAGCAGATCGCGCTGGGACTGGCCGACGGCCTCGCCTACGCGGAGATCGCCAGACGCCTCGACCGCCCGACCTCGACCATCACGCGCGAGGTCATGCGCAACGGCGGCCCCACGACCTACCGCGCCGACCTCGCCCACCGTGCCACCGAACTCCGCGCCCACCGTCGCAGGCCGGCCGCGCCCCGAGGGCCGGAGGCAGCCCCGCAGGCCCATGGACGTGACCCCGAGGCCGTACGCGAGTACGAGGAGACGTTCACCACCATCCTCATGCAGTCGGGCACGCCCAAGATGATGGCCCGGGTCCTGACCTGCCTCTGCATCAGCGACGCGGGCAGCCTCACCGCGTCCGAACTCGTCCGGCGCCTCCAGGTCAGCCCGGCGTCCGTCTCCAAGGCGATCGCGTACCTGGAGGGCCAGGGCCTCGTCCGCCGGGAACGCGATGAACGCCGCCGCGAGCGCTACGTCTGCGACGACGACGTCTGGTACCAGTCGATGATGGCCAGCGCCCGCGGCACCGCCCAGCTCGCCGAGACCGCGCGGCAGGGCGTCGGCGTCCTCGGCCCCGGCACCCCGGCCGCCACCCGCCTCGAGAACATCGCCCGCTTCGTCGCCGTCGTCTCCGAGAGCATCGTCCGCGCAGCGGAGGAGGCCCGCGACATCCTCTCCACGAAGCCCGAACCGGCCTCGGGCCGCACCGCCGAGCCGGGTTCGGACGGCTGA
- a CDS encoding fibronectin type III domain-containing protein: MHRPRLLAVSAAPLAAVLLVACGAEERDTRPPSVPTGVTAQAGSATSAHVMWAAATDDRAVTGYDVFQHGRRVKTLPGDRTMVDVDRLAPSTTYRFTVRARDAAENSSPDSTPVDLTTAPGPGDGASTAPTGLTARARPARSS, encoded by the coding sequence GTGCACCGACCACGCCTGCTCGCGGTGTCGGCCGCCCCGCTCGCCGCAGTCCTCCTCGTGGCGTGCGGGGCGGAGGAGCGCGACACCCGGCCGCCGTCCGTCCCCACCGGCGTGACCGCCCAGGCGGGCAGCGCCACCTCCGCGCACGTCATGTGGGCGGCGGCCACCGACGACAGGGCCGTGACCGGCTACGACGTCTTCCAGCACGGCCGCAGGGTCAAGACCCTGCCGGGCGACCGGACCATGGTGGACGTCGACCGGCTCGCGCCCTCCACCACGTACCGCTTCACCGTCCGGGCCCGCGACGCCGCCGAGAACTCCTCGCCCGACAGCACCCCCGTCGACCTCACCACCGCCCCCGGCCCCGGCGACGGCGCCTCCACCGCCCCCACCGGCCTCACCGCACGGGCCCGCCCGGCGAGATCGTCCTGA
- a CDS encoding DUF5955 family protein, whose protein sequence is MTDDADPRVERLSAAVSRLRRELAALRGELTDRGIAEDELAALAAMTLGGPPPEPHRLRRSLLLVAGAIGSVSALAAALAEVRTAIERFGPVRPGEPPVRGVVPPPRGAPRVPTAEEKPVVPPRECGD, encoded by the coding sequence GTGACCGACGACGCGGATCCGAGAGTCGAGCGGCTGAGCGCCGCCGTCTCCCGGCTGCGCCGTGAACTGGCCGCCCTGCGCGGCGAGCTGACGGACCGCGGCATCGCCGAGGACGAGCTCGCCGCGCTGGCCGCCATGACCCTGGGCGGCCCGCCGCCGGAGCCGCACCGCTTACGGCGCTCGTTGCTCCTGGTCGCGGGCGCCATCGGCTCGGTCAGCGCCCTGGCGGCGGCGCTGGCCGAAGTCCGGACGGCCATCGAGCGGTTCGGGCCGGTACGTCCCGGGGAGCCGCCGGTCCGGGGTGTCGTGCCACCGCCCCGGGGCGCGCCCCGCGTCCCGACGGCGGAGGAGAAGCCCGTCGTACCCCCGCGCGAATGCGGCGACTAG
- the aceB gene encoding malate synthase A, which translates to MSAPAPSPLAIVEAEPLPRQDEVLTDAALAFVAELHRRFTPRRDELLARRAERRAEIARTSTLDFLPETAQIREDESWKVAPAPAALNDRRVEITGPTDRKMTINALNSGAKVWLADFEDASAPTWQNVILGQLNLIDAYERRIDFTDERTGKTYALKPADQLATVVMRPRGWHLEERHLRFDGRPVPGALVDFGLYFFHNAQRLLDLGKGPYFYLPKTESHLEARLWNDIFVFAQDYVGIPQGTVRATVLIETITAAYEMEEILYELRAHASGLNAGRWDYLFSIVKNFRDGGAKFVLPDRNAVTMTAPFMRAYTELLVRTCHKRGAHAIGGMAAFIPSRKDPEVNRVAFEKVKADKDREATDGFDGSWVAHPDLVPIAMASFDAVLGERPHQKDRLREDVSVAPGDLIAIDSLDARPTYEGLRNAVQVGIRYIEAWLRGLGAVAIFNLMEDAATAEISRSQIWQWINAGVVFENGETATPELARQVAAEELAAIREEIGEDAFTVGRWQQAHDLLLKVSLDEDYADFLTLPAYEQLIG; encoded by the coding sequence ATGTCCGCACCAGCGCCGTCTCCGCTGGCCATCGTCGAAGCCGAGCCCCTGCCACGGCAGGACGAGGTCCTCACCGACGCCGCTCTGGCCTTCGTGGCGGAGCTGCACCGGCGGTTCACGCCCCGGCGTGACGAGCTCCTGGCCCGCCGTGCCGAGCGCCGCGCCGAGATCGCCCGCACCAGCACCCTCGACTTCCTCCCGGAGACCGCACAGATCCGGGAGGACGAGAGCTGGAAGGTCGCGCCGGCCCCCGCCGCGCTGAACGACCGCCGCGTCGAGATCACCGGCCCGACCGACCGCAAGATGACCATCAACGCCCTCAACTCGGGCGCGAAGGTCTGGCTCGCCGACTTCGAGGACGCCTCCGCCCCCACCTGGCAGAACGTGATCCTCGGCCAGCTCAACCTGATCGACGCCTACGAGCGCAGGATCGACTTCACCGACGAGCGCACCGGCAAGACGTACGCCCTCAAGCCCGCCGACCAGCTCGCCACCGTCGTGATGCGCCCCCGCGGCTGGCACCTGGAGGAGCGGCACCTGCGCTTCGACGGCCGCCCGGTCCCCGGCGCCCTGGTCGACTTCGGCCTCTACTTCTTCCACAACGCGCAGCGGCTGCTCGACCTCGGCAAGGGCCCGTACTTCTACCTCCCGAAGACCGAGTCGCACCTGGAGGCCCGCCTCTGGAACGACATCTTCGTCTTCGCGCAGGACTACGTCGGCATCCCGCAGGGCACGGTCCGCGCGACCGTCCTCATCGAGACGATCACGGCCGCGTACGAGATGGAGGAGATCCTCTACGAGCTGCGCGCCCACGCCTCCGGACTCAACGCCGGCCGCTGGGACTACCTCTTCTCCATCGTCAAGAACTTCCGTGACGGCGGCGCCAAGTTCGTCCTCCCCGACCGCAACGCGGTCACGATGACGGCCCCGTTCATGCGCGCGTACACCGAACTCCTCGTCCGCACCTGCCACAAGCGCGGCGCCCACGCGATCGGCGGCATGGCGGCGTTCATCCCGTCCCGCAAGGACCCCGAGGTCAACAGGGTCGCCTTCGAGAAGGTCAAGGCCGACAAGGACCGCGAGGCGACGGACGGCTTCGACGGCTCGTGGGTCGCCCACCCGGACCTCGTGCCCATCGCGATGGCGTCGTTCGACGCGGTCCTCGGCGAGCGGCCCCACCAGAAGGACCGCCTCCGCGAGGACGTCTCGGTGGCCCCCGGCGACCTGATCGCCATCGACTCGCTGGACGCCAGGCCCACCTACGAGGGCCTGCGCAACGCCGTCCAGGTCGGCATCCGCTACATCGAGGCGTGGCTGCGCGGCCTCGGCGCGGTGGCCATCTTCAACCTGATGGAGGATGCGGCGACCGCCGAGATCTCCCGCTCCCAGATCTGGCAGTGGATCAACGCGGGCGTCGTCTTCGAGAACGGCGAGACGGCCACCCCCGAACTGGCGCGCCAGGTCGCCGCCGAGGAACTGGCGGCGATCCGCGAGGAGATCGGCGAGGACGCCTTCACCGTCGGCAGGTGGCAGCAGGCGCACGACCTGCTGCTGAAGGTCTCCCTCGACGAGGACTACGCGGACTTCCTCACGCTCCCCGCGTACGAGCAGCTGATCGGCTGA
- a CDS encoding helix-turn-helix domain-containing protein, producing the protein MSQGNTRVTPQVVNAEACPIREVLDRVVGKWSVPILIAAGHGPIRFTELERGIEGISRRMLTLTLRNLERDGLVTRTVYPTVPPKVEYALTPVARELHATLTNLTQWAERHRVSIAESRARYDEIHDPEQIPA; encoded by the coding sequence ATGTCCCAAGGGAACACGCGTGTTACGCCGCAGGTGGTGAACGCGGAGGCCTGCCCCATCCGGGAAGTTCTTGACAGGGTGGTCGGCAAATGGAGCGTCCCGATCCTGATCGCCGCCGGTCACGGCCCCATCCGGTTCACCGAACTGGAGCGCGGCATCGAGGGCATCAGCCGCCGCATGCTCACGCTGACCCTGCGCAACCTGGAGCGCGACGGCCTGGTCACCCGCACGGTGTACCCGACGGTGCCGCCGAAGGTCGAGTACGCACTGACCCCCGTGGCCCGTGAGTTGCACGCCACCCTCACGAACCTCACGCAGTGGGCGGAGCGGCACCGCGTCTCGATCGCGGAGTCCCGCGCCCGGTACGACGAGATCCACGACCCCGAGCAGATCCCGGCGTAA
- a CDS encoding serine/threonine-protein kinase has protein sequence MSGSPRHGGTVFQPLEEDDPRAVAGYRLAARLGAGGMGKVYLSYTPGGRPVAIKVIRPDFAQDAEFRRRFAREVQAAQRVQGLYTAPVIDADTDAREPWLATAYVPGPSLADAVQSHGALPVDTVLLLVAGIAEALQVIHGAGIVHRDLKPGNVLLAADGPRVIDFGIARAADATSLTSSGVTIGTPSFMAPEQAAGSTVTPATDIFALGQVAAFAAMGSPAFGEGTSHGVLYRIVHEEPELDGLPEQLRELVTRCLAKNPDDRPSVAEVLTLCQGASDQTALRRPEEWLPGAVAADITTRAAAGPGRRDHAAAPVHAPRDGPGHRARRGPRRPGAAGRPDAAARPAADAAARTARGPVPGGRRAHAPGHRPRRALARADRVRPRSADGRPRRDAAPGPAPGARAPPVHPPGRRRLAVRPPPHARPGQAPAPVPPPKKKSRAGLIALAAVVAFAVAGGGTAYFLLKENGKTTNQSQGDKNSATPRTPTPSPDGGATGGSQDPGTGTGADAGTSGGTPTDGGGAPATPPTPVEYKGIDLTETYELSLADDPVKPKEEGGDLHYGISGLSTSSSGGRLVLLRNGQPGTLDTCLSETRYTTSIEHSQMSKGSRICLQNGAGDVALISVLGFSPESDPSDYISLDLTVWRGATDVEQSS, from the coding sequence ATGAGTGGTAGTCCACGCCATGGGGGAACGGTCTTCCAGCCGTTGGAGGAGGACGATCCGCGCGCAGTCGCCGGATACCGGCTCGCCGCACGGCTCGGCGCCGGCGGGATGGGCAAGGTGTACCTGTCGTACACGCCCGGCGGCCGGCCCGTCGCCATCAAGGTGATCCGCCCCGACTTCGCCCAGGACGCCGAGTTCCGGCGCCGGTTCGCCCGCGAGGTGCAGGCCGCCCAGCGCGTCCAGGGCCTCTACACGGCGCCCGTCATCGACGCCGACACCGACGCGCGCGAGCCCTGGCTCGCCACCGCCTACGTGCCGGGCCCGTCCCTCGCCGACGCCGTCCAGTCCCACGGGGCGCTGCCCGTCGACACCGTGCTGCTGCTGGTGGCCGGGATCGCCGAGGCCCTCCAGGTCATCCACGGCGCCGGCATCGTGCACCGCGACCTCAAGCCGGGCAACGTCCTGCTCGCCGCCGACGGGCCGCGCGTCATCGACTTCGGTATCGCGCGCGCCGCCGACGCCACCTCGCTCACCAGCAGCGGCGTCACCATCGGCACCCCGTCGTTCATGGCCCCCGAGCAGGCCGCCGGAAGCACCGTCACGCCCGCCACCGACATCTTCGCGCTCGGCCAGGTCGCCGCGTTCGCCGCCATGGGCAGCCCCGCCTTCGGCGAGGGCACCTCGCACGGCGTGCTCTACCGGATCGTGCACGAGGAGCCCGAACTCGACGGGCTGCCCGAGCAGCTGCGCGAGCTGGTGACGCGCTGCCTGGCCAAGAACCCGGACGACCGGCCCTCGGTCGCCGAGGTCCTCACCCTCTGCCAGGGCGCCAGCGACCAGACCGCGCTGCGGCGCCCCGAGGAGTGGCTGCCCGGCGCCGTCGCCGCGGACATCACCACCCGCGCCGCCGCCGGCCCCGGCCGCCGCGACCACGCCGCCGCCCCCGTCCACGCCCCCCGCGACGGCCCCGGCCACCGCGCCCGCCGCGGCCCCCGCCGCCCCGGCGCAGCAGGCCGCCCAGACGCCGCCGCCCGGCCAGCCGCCGACGCCGCCGCCCGGACAGCCCGTGGGCCAGTCCCCGGCGGACGCCGCGCCCACGCACCCGGCCACCGCCCACGCCGCGCCCTCGCCCGCGCCGATCGGGTTCGGCCCCGCTCAGCCGACGGCCGACCACGCCGCGACGCCGCCCCCGGGCCAGCCCCAGGCGCCCGCGCCCCACCCGTACACCCACCCGGTCGTCGGCGCCTCGCCGTACGGCCCCCACCACACGCCCGTCCCGGCCAGGCGCCCGCGCCCGTGCCGCCGCCGAAGAAGAAGTCGCGCGCGGGCCTCATCGCCCTCGCCGCCGTCGTGGCGTTCGCCGTCGCGGGCGGCGGCACCGCGTACTTCCTGCTCAAGGAGAACGGCAAGACCACCAACCAGTCCCAGGGCGACAAGAACAGCGCCACGCCCCGTACGCCGACCCCGTCGCCCGACGGCGGAGCGACCGGCGGCAGCCAGGACCCCGGCACCGGTACGGGCGCCGACGCCGGCACGAGCGGAGGCACGCCCACCGACGGCGGCGGCGCACCGGCCACCCCGCCGACGCCGGTCGAGTACAAGGGCATCGACCTGACCGAGACCTATGAACTCTCCCTGGCCGACGACCCGGTGAAGCCGAAGGAGGAGGGCGGCGACCTGCACTACGGCATCTCCGGCCTCTCCACGTCCAGCAGCGGCGGCCGTCTCGTCCTCCTCCGCAACGGCCAGCCCGGCACGCTCGACACCTGCCTGAGCGAGACCCGCTACACCACGTCGATCGAGCACTCCCAGATGTCCAAGGGCTCCCGCATCTGCCTCCAGAACGGGGCCGGGGACGTCGCGCTCATCTCCGTGCTGGGCTTCTCGCCCGAGTCCGACCCGAGCGACTACATCAGCCTCGACCTGACGGTGTGGCGCGGCGCGACGGACGTGGAACAGTCGAGCTGA
- a CDS encoding response regulator transcription factor: protein MTIRLLLADDHPVVRAGLRAVLDTEPDFAVVAEAATAEEAVERAAAGGVDVVLMDLQFGGGGMHGAEATAAITARGGAAPRVLVLTTYDTDADILAAVEAGASGYLLKDAPPEELAAAVRTAAAGQSALAPAVAHRLMNRMRTPAETLTKRELEVLQLVGEGLSNQQISKRLFLSQATVKSHLVHVFAKLGVESRTAAVAEATARRLIRR from the coding sequence ATGACGATCCGTCTGCTGCTCGCCGACGACCACCCGGTCGTACGGGCGGGTCTGCGCGCCGTGCTGGACACCGAGCCGGACTTCGCGGTGGTGGCGGAGGCCGCCACGGCGGAGGAGGCGGTGGAGCGGGCCGCGGCCGGCGGTGTGGACGTGGTGCTGATGGACCTGCAGTTCGGTGGGGGCGGCATGCACGGCGCGGAGGCGACGGCCGCGATCACCGCACGGGGCGGGGCGGCCCCGCGGGTGCTGGTGCTGACGACGTACGACACGGACGCGGACATCCTGGCGGCCGTGGAGGCGGGGGCGAGCGGCTATCTGTTGAAGGACGCCCCGCCGGAGGAGCTGGCGGCGGCCGTCCGCACGGCCGCGGCGGGCCAGTCGGCGCTCGCCCCGGCGGTCGCGCACCGGCTGATGAACCGGATGCGCACGCCCGCGGAGACGCTGACCAAGCGGGAGCTGGAAGTGCTGCAACTGGTCGGCGAGGGGCTGTCCAACCAGCAGATCAGCAAGCGGCTGTTCCTCAGCCAGGCGACGGTGAAGTCGCACCTGGTGCACGTCTTCGCGAAGCTGGGCGTCGAATCCCGCACGGCGGCGGTGGCCGAGGCGACGGCCCGCCGGCTGATCCGGCGCTGA
- a CDS encoding nuclear transport factor 2 family protein: MNNTWAARAEPASRAAQIAAFQRQRDACAHHDLDAMVSVYTEGVHYEEKTLRWDLHSRDEVRDQFGVFFAATSELGLILLDSVHEADRAAFLWRFTGTLHSGPRFDVFGASQSTFTPDGRISHEIAVWNLAELPDRAAQDLGLNPATAYTPFTAWAANGRGTAAARLAKRF; the protein is encoded by the coding sequence GTGAACAACACCTGGGCAGCTCGGGCCGAACCGGCCTCCCGCGCCGCGCAGATCGCTGCATTCCAACGACAGCGCGACGCGTGCGCCCACCATGACCTCGACGCCATGGTGTCCGTGTACACCGAGGGAGTCCACTATGAGGAGAAGACGCTCCGGTGGGACCTGCACAGCCGCGATGAGGTTCGAGACCAGTTCGGCGTCTTCTTCGCCGCCACCTCTGAGTTGGGGCTGATTCTGCTGGACAGCGTCCATGAAGCGGACCGGGCCGCGTTCTTGTGGCGCTTCACCGGAACCCTTCATTCCGGACCGCGGTTCGACGTCTTCGGAGCGAGCCAGTCCACCTTCACTCCCGACGGACGCATCAGCCACGAGATCGCGGTGTGGAACCTGGCCGAGCTGCCTGATCGTGCCGCCCAGGACTTGGGGCTGAATCCCGCGACCGCGTACACCCCCTTCACCGCATGGGCAGCAAACGGCCGGGGCACGGCGGCCGCGAGGCTGGCGAAGCGCTTCTAG